In one Gammaproteobacteria bacterium genomic region, the following are encoded:
- a CDS encoding type III secretion protein — translation MNKPSAPATIRLAVALHYDGEEAPRVTAKGGGDIAEKILEIAKKNNIAIEENEQLVRVLSQVNLGDEIPENLYIAIAEIIAFTYYVSGRVPEGFDPEKYE, via the coding sequence ATGAATAAACCCTCAGCACCCGCCACTATTCGACTCGCCGTTGCCCTACACTATGATGGAGAAGAAGCCCCTCGTGTCACCGCCAAGGGTGGGGGCGATATTGCAGAAAAAATCCTGGAGATCGCGAAAAAAAATAACATAGCCATTGAAGAGAATGAGCAATTGGTTCGGGTCTTATCCCAGGTTAACCTGGGGGATGAGATCCCGGAAAATCTCTATATTGCCATTGCCGAGATTATCGCCTTTACCTACTATGTTTCAGGTCGGGTTCCCGAAGGATTTGATCCGGAAAAATACGAATAA